A stretch of Candidatus Binatia bacterium DNA encodes these proteins:
- a CDS encoding VCBS repeat-containing protein — protein sequence MPFVSAFLLALLLIGRPALAETEPPFERTELRTEHPIVQDTVALRLGEGNGRHLLVVTSPDDESVRVELFPPSKGGAPGMTPARLELPADVVAFDTADLGPDGPQALYFLTPRAVLRFEPADGSLREITQVQSIYRRPVPGRLLPVDFMRDGGDRKPPLLLLPDFDAMRAGTSRLPIAPRTSHEAGPAYRPADVRLADLDLDGTEDVFLISDDALHIFHGTGTGFSGVAVVRPLGLGVGPELREDQLGNLDQSDLTTRRVIAIEDFDADGLVDLLIESTRRTGVLERETAHELHLGRRGPQGLTYPTKPTTVIRGDAPLGGVRALDIDGDDRLDLTAGSIDVGIGTIVSALLTGTVDFDVRFFRLTENGYAEEPDETRDARIEFDLSEGSASIPVLVLADVNGDGGKDLIVREDEDVLQVYRYDGSPTLFSDDAQEVEVRLPKDGQLVRRADLNGDDADDLILRYEGLDGEGARHRLTLLLGRPARR from the coding sequence ATGCCCTTCGTTTCCGCCTTCCTCCTCGCACTGCTGCTCATCGGCCGTCCCGCGCTGGCGGAGACCGAGCCTCCCTTCGAGCGAACCGAACTGCGCACGGAACATCCGATCGTGCAGGACACCGTTGCTCTCCGCCTGGGTGAAGGAAACGGGCGCCACCTTCTCGTGGTCACGAGCCCCGACGACGAGAGCGTCCGGGTCGAGCTTTTCCCGCCCAGCAAGGGCGGTGCGCCGGGCATGACTCCGGCGCGGCTCGAGCTTCCGGCGGACGTCGTCGCCTTCGACACCGCCGACCTCGGCCCAGACGGTCCGCAGGCCCTGTACTTCCTCACACCCCGCGCAGTATTGCGCTTCGAACCCGCGGACGGATCGCTCCGCGAAATCACGCAGGTGCAATCGATCTACCGGCGGCCGGTTCCGGGCCGCCTCCTGCCTGTCGACTTCATGCGAGACGGCGGGGATCGAAAGCCGCCGCTTCTCCTCCTCCCCGATTTCGACGCCATGCGCGCCGGCACGAGCCGCCTTCCGATCGCGCCGCGAACGTCGCACGAAGCTGGCCCCGCCTATCGCCCCGCCGATGTGCGGCTCGCGGATCTCGACCTCGACGGCACCGAAGACGTCTTCCTGATCTCAGACGACGCGTTGCACATCTTCCACGGCACCGGAACCGGCTTTTCGGGCGTAGCCGTGGTCCGCCCCCTCGGTTTGGGAGTGGGCCCCGAGCTACGAGAAGACCAGCTTGGCAACCTGGACCAGTCCGACCTCACCACGCGGCGGGTCATCGCGATCGAGGACTTCGACGCAGACGGCCTCGTCGATCTTCTGATCGAGTCCACCCGTCGCACTGGTGTCTTGGAGCGCGAGACTGCCCACGAGCTTCACCTCGGCCGGCGGGGTCCGCAGGGCCTCACCTACCCGACGAAACCGACAACGGTCATCCGCGGCGACGCTCCTCTGGGCGGTGTGCGCGCCCTGGACATCGACGGCGACGACCGGCTCGATCTCACGGCGGGGAGCATCGATGTTGGCATCGGGACGATCGTCTCCGCGCTTCTGACGGGCACCGTCGACTTCGACGTTCGGTTTTTCCGTCTCACAGAGAACGGGTATGCCGAGGAACCCGACGAAACCCGCGATGCTCGCATCGAGTTCGATCTGTCCGAGGGCAGCGCAAGCATCCCGGTCCTCGTGCTTGCCGATGTCAACGGCGATGGAGGCAAGGACCTCATCGTCCGCGAAGACGAGGACGTGCTGCAGGTCTATCGCTACGACGGCAGCCCGACGCTGTTCTCGGACGACGCGCAGGAGGTCGAGGTGCGCCTCCCAAAGGATGGCCAGCTCGTGCGGCGCGCCGATCTGAACGGCGACGACGCCGACGACCTCATCCTTCGCTACGAGGGGCTCGACGGCGAGGGAGCGCGCCACCGACTCACGCTCCTCCTCGGCCGGCCGGCGCGGCGCTAG
- a CDS encoding SDR family oxidoreductase: protein MRNVLITGASSGIGRETALLLAEHGQRVFAGVRSDAAAKALRSATTGDLCPVHLDVTDAASISAASVQIREALGEGRLQGLVNNAGMTITAPLEFVDLDALRRQFEVNVFGVAAVTKAFLPLLERPDGRVVNVSSGAGKIVSPLIGPYCASKYALEAMSDALRIEIRGQGLFVSVVEPGAIDTPIHEKNDAQLQGMLEALPAQGRARYEPALARLRRMNESMAKQGVPAARVARTIAKALSARRPKTRYPVSAEAHLLAWIGPFLGDRARDAIFGRMVGL, encoded by the coding sequence ATGCGGAATGTACTGATCACCGGGGCGTCATCGGGCATTGGGCGGGAGACGGCGCTGCTCCTCGCGGAACATGGGCAGCGGGTGTTCGCGGGCGTTCGCAGTGACGCCGCCGCAAAGGCATTACGCAGCGCGACGACGGGAGATCTCTGCCCCGTACACCTCGACGTCACCGACGCGGCCTCGATTTCGGCGGCGTCGGTCCAGATACGCGAGGCGCTGGGCGAGGGACGTCTTCAGGGCCTCGTGAACAACGCGGGGATGACGATCACGGCGCCGCTCGAGTTCGTCGATCTCGACGCCTTGCGCCGCCAGTTCGAGGTGAACGTGTTCGGGGTCGCCGCGGTGACGAAGGCCTTCCTGCCGCTGCTCGAACGGCCGGATGGACGCGTGGTCAACGTGAGTTCGGGAGCGGGGAAGATCGTCTCGCCATTGATCGGTCCGTACTGCGCTTCGAAGTATGCTCTGGAAGCGATGTCCGACGCGCTGCGAATCGAGATCCGCGGACAAGGCCTCTTCGTTTCGGTTGTCGAGCCGGGTGCGATCGATACACCCATCCACGAGAAGAACGACGCGCAGCTTCAAGGAATGCTGGAGGCGTTACCGGCGCAAGGGCGGGCGCGCTACGAGCCGGCGCTGGCCAGGCTCCGCAGGATGAACGAGTCGATGGCGAAGCAGGGGGTCCCGGCCGCCCGCGTCGCGCGGACGATCGCGAAGGCACTAAGCGCGCGGCGTCCGAAGACGCGCTACCCGGTCTCGGCGGAGGCGCATCTTCTGGCTTGGATCGGGCCTTTTCTCGGCGATCGCGCGCGGGATGCGATCTTTGGGCGAATGGTGGGTCTCTAG
- a CDS encoding fused MFS/spermidine synthase, producing the protein MRVAADQGEGLSGTIVHRAHGAFGELLVIDDGPRRHLRFGGMQGVDQTVIERRRPAVLPTVYLRVATVGPVLAARLERILLVGLGGGAYARFLRRHFPRATVDVVEIDPIVLQLACDYFGFRETADLRVFVEDACEFVRDAAADEAWRYDFVFLDAYHGQKIPAPLARQSFFRDAASLLTDGGVAVANIGLPERWAEDRVIRRFAAGFAGGCFELSVPEEDNRIAVGVVDRMPTARRMLARAREIDAAGNLPFELVPFLRDRRSWADG; encoded by the coding sequence GTGCGTGTTGCCGCAGACCAAGGGGAGGGCCTCTCGGGGACGATCGTCCACCGTGCGCATGGGGCCTTCGGCGAACTTCTGGTCATCGACGACGGGCCGCGTCGACATTTGCGATTCGGGGGCATGCAAGGCGTCGATCAAACTGTGATCGAGCGCAGGAGGCCGGCCGTGCTCCCGACCGTGTACCTTCGGGTCGCTACCGTTGGTCCGGTGCTTGCCGCGCGGCTCGAACGCATCCTTCTGGTGGGTCTCGGTGGAGGCGCGTACGCACGCTTCCTGCGCCGCCACTTCCCTCGCGCGACCGTCGACGTCGTGGAGATCGATCCGATCGTCCTTCAGCTCGCTTGCGACTACTTCGGTTTTCGCGAGACGGCGGACCTGCGGGTCTTCGTCGAGGACGCGTGTGAGTTCGTTCGCGACGCGGCGGCAGACGAGGCGTGGCGGTACGACTTCGTGTTCCTCGACGCGTATCACGGCCAGAAGATCCCGGCTCCGCTCGCTCGCCAGTCCTTCTTTCGCGACGCTGCCAGCCTCTTGACCGACGGCGGCGTCGCGGTTGCCAACATCGGGTTGCCCGAGCGGTGGGCGGAGGATCGCGTGATCCGTCGCTTCGCGGCCGGGTTTGCCGGCGGGTGCTTCGAGTTGTCGGTTCCCGAAGAGGACAACCGCATCGCCGTCGGAGTTGTAGATCGAATGCCGACCGCGCGCCGAATGCTCGCGCGCGCGCGAGAGATCGATGCCGCCGGAAACCTCCCGTTCGAGTTGGTGCCGTTTCTGCGGGATCGTCGCTCCTGGGCGGACGGCTAA